In a single window of the Streptomyces cinnabarinus genome:
- the cobT gene encoding nicotinate-nucleotide--dimethylbenzimidazole phosphoribosyltransferase — translation MSSLNLDDFTDLIERPDGGVRRDAEARRERQIVPPGSLGRLDDLGEWLAAAQGTVPVRPVERPRVVLFAGDHGIAELGVSARPAGSAGQLVRDVLEGARPVSVLARRLGVPVRVVDMALDCDPETLPEDVVRHRVRRGSGRIDIEDALTPEEAEAAFRAGVALADEEADSGTDLVVLGDVSVGGTTAAGVLVAALCGTDASVVTGRGGLAIDDLAWMRKCAAIRDALRRARPVLGDQLQLLATVGGADLAAITGFLLQSAVRKMPVILDGVVVAACALVGQRVAFRAPDWWLAAHDSGEPGQAKALDRMALEPVLTQGVRVGEGAGALLALPVVQAAAALSAELPERAEEKSEEKAAETDDAEVSQPE, via the coding sequence ATGAGCTCGCTTAATCTCGACGACTTCACCGATCTGATCGAGCGCCCCGACGGCGGGGTGCGCCGCGACGCGGAGGCGCGCCGGGAGCGTCAGATCGTGCCGCCCGGATCGCTGGGCCGCCTCGATGACCTGGGTGAGTGGCTGGCCGCGGCACAGGGCACCGTGCCGGTGCGGCCGGTGGAACGGCCGCGGGTGGTGCTGTTCGCCGGTGACCACGGGATCGCCGAACTGGGTGTCTCGGCGCGGCCCGCCGGCAGTGCGGGCCAGTTGGTGCGGGACGTCCTGGAGGGCGCCCGGCCGGTGTCCGTGCTGGCGCGGCGGCTCGGGGTGCCGGTGCGGGTCGTGGACATGGCGCTGGACTGCGACCCGGAGACGCTGCCGGAGGATGTCGTACGGCATCGGGTGCGGCGCGGCAGCGGGCGGATCGACATCGAGGACGCGCTGACGCCGGAGGAGGCCGAGGCGGCCTTCCGGGCCGGGGTCGCGCTGGCCGACGAGGAGGCCGATTCCGGTACGGATCTGGTCGTGCTCGGCGATGTGAGCGTGGGCGGTACGACGGCGGCGGGTGTGCTGGTCGCCGCGCTGTGCGGCACCGACGCGTCGGTGGTGACCGGGCGTGGTGGTCTGGCCATCGACGACCTCGCGTGGATGCGCAAGTGCGCGGCGATCCGGGACGCCCTGCGGCGGGCCCGGCCGGTGCTCGGGGACCAGTTGCAGTTGCTCGCGACGGTGGGCGGGGCCGACCTCGCGGCGATCACCGGGTTCCTGTTGCAGAGTGCGGTGCGGAAGATGCCGGTGATCCTGGACGGGGTCGTGGTGGCGGCCTGCGCGCTGGTCGGACAGCGGGTCGCGTTCCGGGCGCCGGACTGGTGGCTGGCGGCGCACGACAGCGGGGAGCCGGGCCAGGCGAAGGCGCTGGACCGGATGGCGCTGGAGCCGGTGCTCACGCAGGGCGTGCGGGTCGGTGAAGGGGCGGGCGCGCTGCTCGCACTGCCGGTGGTGCAGGCCGCGGCGGCACTGTCGGCGGAACTGCCGGAGCGGGCGGAGGAGAAGTCAGAGGAGAAGGCGGCGGAAACGGACGACGCCGAGGTCTCACAGCCGGAGTAG
- a CDS encoding adenosylcobinamide-GDP ribazoletransferase gives MLISPLDHGLRFAFGTLTVLPVKVGRWDRDAARGGMLCAPVVGLVVGGVAAAAGLAALFVGTGALLAAVATVAVPALLTRGLHLDGIADTADGLGSGKPAEDALRIMKQSDIGPFGVITLLFVLLTQVAAVTRLYDDSWARGALAAVVSAVAARLALTLAARTGVPPARPEGLGAAVAGVVPVRWAGAVAIGVTLAAAASGALFGADDVVRTALAVAAALALAELLLRRCVRRFGGVTGDVFGGLAETAATTALVVLTLGL, from the coding sequence GTGCTCATATCCCCGCTCGACCACGGCCTGCGCTTCGCGTTCGGCACCCTCACCGTCCTCCCCGTCAAGGTCGGGCGATGGGACCGGGACGCCGCGCGCGGCGGCATGCTCTGTGCGCCCGTCGTCGGGCTGGTCGTCGGTGGAGTCGCCGCGGCGGCCGGACTGGCCGCGCTCTTCGTGGGTACCGGCGCCCTGCTCGCCGCCGTGGCCACCGTGGCCGTCCCCGCGCTGCTCACCCGGGGTCTGCATCTGGACGGGATCGCCGACACCGCGGACGGGCTCGGCAGCGGCAAGCCCGCCGAGGACGCTCTGCGGATCATGAAGCAGTCGGACATCGGGCCGTTCGGCGTGATCACCCTCCTGTTCGTCCTGCTCACCCAGGTCGCCGCCGTCACACGGCTGTACGACGACTCCTGGGCCCGGGGTGCCCTCGCCGCCGTCGTCTCGGCCGTCGCCGCCCGCCTCGCCCTCACCCTCGCCGCCCGCACGGGGGTGCCCCCGGCCCGCCCGGAGGGCCTCGGGGCGGCGGTCGCCGGTGTGGTGCCCGTGCGCTGGGCGGGGGCCGTGGCGATCGGCGTCACGCTGGCCGCGGCGGCCTCCGGCGCCCTCTTCGGCGCCGACGACGTCGTCCGCACCGCCCTGGCCGTCGCGGCCGCCCTCGCGCTCGCGGAACTCCTCCTGCGCCGCTGCGTCCGCCGCTTCGGCGGAGTCACCGGCGACGTGTTCGGCGGCCTGGCGGAGACGGCGGCCACGACGGCCCTGGTGGTTCTGACGCTGGGCCTCTGA
- a CDS encoding endo alpha-1,4 polygalactosaminidase, whose translation MRRLPALAALFTLLLTGCTASSDGKPPAERWRPRPGTDWQWQLSGRLDTSVDVPVYDIDGFDHPKETVDELHRDGRRVICYLSTGAWEEFRPDAKEFPASVLGRGNGWEGERWLDIRRVDVLEPLMADRLDMCRDKGFDAVEPDNMDGYRNRTGFPLTARDQLRYNRLIAKLAHDRGLAVGLKNDLDQIPELVGDFDFAVNEQCAQYGECGALTPFIEADKAVFHVEYELPTSRFCPESRRLGLSSLLKKYELGVWRKAC comes from the coding sequence GTGAGACGCCTTCCCGCCCTGGCCGCCCTGTTCACCCTGCTGCTGACGGGCTGCACGGCCTCCTCCGACGGCAAGCCGCCCGCCGAGCGCTGGCGGCCGCGCCCCGGCACGGACTGGCAGTGGCAGCTCAGCGGCCGGCTCGACACCTCCGTGGACGTGCCCGTGTACGACATCGACGGCTTCGACCACCCGAAGGAGACGGTCGACGAACTGCACCGGGACGGGCGCCGGGTGATCTGCTATCTCTCCACCGGCGCCTGGGAGGAGTTCCGGCCCGACGCGAAGGAGTTCCCCGCGTCGGTGCTGGGCCGCGGCAACGGCTGGGAGGGCGAGCGCTGGCTGGACATCCGCCGGGTCGACGTCCTGGAGCCGTTGATGGCGGACCGGCTCGACATGTGCCGGGACAAGGGCTTCGACGCGGTCGAGCCGGACAACATGGACGGCTACCGCAACCGCACGGGCTTCCCGCTGACCGCCCGCGACCAGCTCCGCTACAACCGGCTGATCGCGAAGCTGGCGCATGACCGGGGCCTGGCCGTGGGCCTGAAGAACGACCTGGACCAGATCCCGGAGCTGGTCGGGGACTTCGACTTCGCGGTGAACGAGCAGTGCGCGCAGTACGGGGAGTGCGGGGCGCTGACGCCGTTCATCGAGGCGGACAAGGCGGTGTTCCACGTGGAGTACGAACTGCCGACGAGCCGCTTCTGCCCGGAGTCCCGGCGGCTGGGACTGAGTTCGCTGCTGAAGAAGTACGAGCTGGGGGTGTGGCGGAAGGCCTGCTAG
- a CDS encoding spherulation-specific family 4 protein — translation MSTLLVPYYEHPAVRPAEWDAIIAAAPRLHSVVLNPASGPGDRPDPAFAELAARLRAADVRVLGYTDTAYGRRPTADVVRDLTRHRDWYGTDGAFLDQVATGPEEFAHYQRLATAAWGLGSGTLVLNHGAPPHPSYARLADVLITFEGPWTTYQALPRHPHPYGGGVRVGHLLYGVPAGADAAGAARARGATVHCAVPGVGDHPWGTLPHALEPTR, via the coding sequence ATGAGCACCCTGCTGGTCCCGTACTACGAACACCCCGCCGTCCGCCCGGCCGAGTGGGACGCGATCATCGCCGCCGCGCCCCGCCTCCACAGCGTCGTCCTCAACCCCGCCAGCGGCCCCGGCGACCGCCCCGACCCGGCCTTCGCCGAACTCGCCGCCCGGCTGCGGGCGGCGGACGTCCGGGTCCTCGGCTACACGGACACGGCGTACGGCCGCCGCCCGACTGCCGACGTCGTCCGCGACCTCACCCGGCACCGCGACTGGTACGGCACGGACGGCGCCTTTCTCGACCAAGTGGCCACGGGACCGGAGGAGTTCGCGCACTACCAGCGGCTGGCGACGGCGGCCTGGGGCCTCGGCTCCGGCACCCTCGTCCTCAACCACGGCGCCCCGCCCCACCCTTCCTACGCCCGCCTCGCCGACGTACTGATCACCTTCGAGGGACCCTGGACGACGTACCAGGCCCTCCCACGGCACCCGCACCCCTACGGCGGCGGAGTGCGGGTGGGCCATCTGCTGTACGGCGTCCCGGCCGGCGCCGACGCGGCGGGAGCGGCGCGGGCGCGCGGGGCCACGGTGCACTGCGCGGTACCCGGAGTGGGAGATCATCCCTGGGGTACGTTGCCGCACGCCCTGGAGCCCACCCGGTGA
- the pelF gene encoding GT4 family glycosyltransferase PelF, which produces MRSGRHVTMLTEGTYPHVHGGVSTWCDQLVKGMPEVDFHVVSLTGTGREPVTWELPPNVRRHVSVPTWGPRPGRARAPRGRTRRRFLDSYERFLLSFLDPATQTGADTGADFGEALYELAELARAGRLSAALRSESALRSLMWIWSMPHLPTAAAEPTVHDALTATDLLEHALRPLGVRIPEDSVAHAVSSGLATLPALAARKLDGVPFLLTEHGIYLRERYLGYRSAEQRWPVKAFMLGFYRELNSHGYRSADLITPCNRYNRRWEERGGADADKIRTVYNGVDPHAFPHAGPEPDLPTLTWCGRVDPIKDLETLLRAYAMVRAELPETRLRLFGPVPPGGEAYRTRLEKLAAELGVTDGLSFEGRITEVWRAYAAGHVVMLSSISEGFPFSIIEAMSCGRTTVSTDVGGVREAVGDTGLVVPPREPEKMAAAALTLLKDDERRLRLGELSRQRVIDRFTLRRSVNAFRTIYQELAGLPEVYEPTVETVADWTVELRDPWYEKVATDGTGW; this is translated from the coding sequence ATGCGTTCGGGCCGCCATGTCACCATGCTCACCGAAGGCACCTACCCGCACGTCCACGGCGGCGTCAGCACCTGGTGCGACCAACTCGTCAAGGGCATGCCGGAAGTCGACTTCCACGTGGTCTCACTCACCGGCACCGGCAGAGAACCGGTGACCTGGGAGCTGCCACCCAACGTCCGCCGGCACGTGTCGGTGCCCACCTGGGGACCACGGCCAGGACGCGCCCGCGCCCCTCGCGGCCGGACCCGCCGCCGCTTCCTCGACTCCTACGAGCGGTTCCTGCTCTCCTTCCTGGACCCCGCCACCCAGACCGGCGCCGACACCGGCGCCGACTTCGGGGAGGCACTGTATGAGCTGGCCGAACTCGCCCGCGCCGGACGGCTGTCGGCGGCACTGCGCAGCGAGTCCGCACTGCGATCGCTGATGTGGATCTGGAGCATGCCGCATCTGCCGACGGCCGCCGCCGAGCCCACCGTGCACGACGCGCTCACCGCGACCGACCTGCTGGAACACGCCCTGCGTCCGCTGGGCGTACGGATCCCCGAGGACTCGGTGGCGCACGCGGTGAGCAGCGGCCTGGCGACCCTGCCCGCGCTCGCCGCCCGCAAGCTGGACGGCGTACCGTTCCTGCTCACCGAGCACGGCATCTATCTGCGCGAGCGCTATCTCGGTTACCGCAGCGCCGAACAGCGCTGGCCGGTGAAGGCGTTCATGCTCGGCTTCTACCGTGAACTCAATTCACACGGCTATCGCTCGGCCGATCTGATCACACCGTGCAACCGGTACAACCGCCGCTGGGAGGAGCGCGGCGGCGCCGACGCCGACAAGATCCGCACCGTCTACAACGGCGTCGACCCGCACGCCTTCCCGCACGCCGGACCCGAACCCGACCTCCCCACCCTCACCTGGTGCGGCCGCGTCGACCCCATCAAGGACCTGGAGACCCTGCTCCGCGCCTACGCCATGGTCCGCGCCGAACTCCCCGAGACCCGCCTGCGCCTGTTCGGCCCGGTCCCGCCCGGCGGCGAGGCCTACCGCACCCGCCTGGAGAAGCTCGCCGCCGAACTCGGCGTCACCGACGGCCTCAGCTTCGAGGGCCGCATCACCGAGGTCTGGCGCGCCTACGCCGCCGGCCACGTGGTCATGCTCTCCTCCATCTCCGAAGGCTTCCCGTTCTCCATCATCGAGGCCATGTCCTGCGGCCGTACCACGGTCTCCACGGACGTCGGCGGAGTGCGCGAGGCCGTCGGCGACACCGGCCTCGTGGTCCCGCCCCGCGAGCCGGAGAAGATGGCCGCGGCCGCGCTGACCCTGCTGAAGGACGACGAACGGCGCCTGAGGCTCGGTGAGTTGTCCCGCCAGCGGGTCATCGACCGATTCACCCTGCGCCGCTCGGTGAACGCCTTCCGCACGATCTACCAGGAGCTGGCGGGCCTGCCCGAGGTGTACGAGCCGACCGTCGAGACCGTCGCCGACTGGACCGTGGAACTGCGGGACCCCTGGTACGAGAAGGTCGCCACGGACGGGACCGGCTGGTGA
- a CDS encoding leucyl aminopeptidase produces MTALTLSTAAAPGLRADAIVIGVAKGAKGPVVAPGAEALDKAYDGRLAGVLETLGASGGEGEVTKLPAPAGFKAPLVIAVGLGAEPEKDAEYDAEALRKAAGAAARALAGSKKAAFALPLADAADAGAIAEGALLGAYSFDAYKDSAKNAKGNGKAPLGEITLLGGKPRDKAFKAAVERATAVTEELNRARDLINTPPNDLYPEAFAAVAQAAGKEHGIKVQVLDEKALTKGGYGGILGVGAGSAAGPRLVKLSYTHSKASKHLAFVGKGITYDSGGISLKPAGHNETMKCDMSGAAAVFAAVVAAARLGLEVNVTGWLALAENMPSGTATRPGDVLRMYSGKTVEVLNTDAEGRLVLADALWAASEEKPDAIVDVATLTGAMVLALGNRTFGVMANDNAFRTAIVEAAEEVGEASWPMPLPDHLRKGMDSPTADIANMGERMGGGLVAGIFLREFVGEGITWAHLDIAGPAFNEQGPFGYTPKGGTGSAVRTLVRLAELTAGGELG; encoded by the coding sequence GTGACTGCTCTCACTCTCAGCACCGCCGCGGCGCCCGGCCTGCGGGCCGACGCGATCGTGATCGGTGTCGCCAAGGGCGCCAAGGGCCCCGTGGTCGCCCCGGGTGCCGAAGCCCTGGACAAGGCCTACGACGGCAGGCTCGCCGGTGTCCTGGAGACCCTCGGTGCCTCCGGCGGCGAGGGCGAGGTGACCAAGCTCCCCGCCCCGGCCGGCTTCAAGGCACCCCTCGTGATCGCCGTCGGCCTCGGCGCGGAGCCCGAGAAGGACGCCGAGTACGACGCGGAGGCGCTGCGCAAGGCCGCCGGTGCCGCCGCCCGCGCGCTCGCCGGGTCCAAGAAGGCCGCCTTCGCCCTGCCCCTCGCCGACGCCGCCGACGCCGGCGCGATCGCCGAGGGCGCGCTGCTGGGCGCGTACTCCTTCGACGCCTACAAGGACAGCGCCAAGAACGCCAAGGGCAACGGCAAGGCGCCGCTCGGCGAGATCACCCTGCTCGGCGGGAAGCCGCGGGACAAGGCGTTCAAGGCCGCGGTCGAGCGGGCCACCGCCGTCACCGAGGAGCTCAACCGCGCCCGTGACCTGATCAACACCCCGCCGAACGACCTCTACCCCGAGGCGTTCGCCGCCGTCGCGCAGGCGGCGGGCAAGGAGCACGGCATCAAGGTGCAGGTGCTCGACGAGAAGGCCCTCACCAAGGGCGGCTACGGCGGCATCCTCGGCGTCGGCGCCGGGTCCGCGGCGGGGCCGCGGCTGGTGAAGCTGTCGTACACGCACTCCAAGGCCAGCAAGCACCTCGCGTTCGTCGGCAAGGGCATCACCTACGACTCGGGCGGCATCTCGCTGAAGCCGGCGGGCCACAACGAGACGATGAAGTGCGACATGAGCGGCGCGGCCGCGGTGTTCGCGGCCGTCGTCGCGGCGGCGCGCCTCGGCCTTGAGGTCAACGTGACCGGCTGGCTGGCGCTCGCCGAGAACATGCCGTCCGGTACCGCCACCCGCCCGGGTGACGTGCTGCGCATGTACAGCGGCAAGACCGTCGAGGTGCTGAACACCGACGCCGAGGGCCGGCTGGTGCTGGCCGACGCGCTGTGGGCCGCGTCGGAGGAGAAGCCGGACGCCATCGTGGACGTGGCGACGCTGACCGGCGCGATGGTGCTCGCGCTGGGCAACCGGACCTTCGGTGTCATGGCCAACGACAACGCGTTCCGCACGGCGATCGTGGAGGCCGCGGAGGAGGTCGGCGAGGCGTCCTGGCCGATGCCGCTCCCCGACCACCTGCGCAAGGGCATGGACTCCCCCACCGCCGACATCGCCAACATGGGCGAGCGGATGGGCGGCGGCCTGGTCGCGGGCATCTTCCTGCGGGAGTTCGTCGGCGAGGGCATCACCTGGGCGCACCTTGACATCGCCGGGCCCGCCTTCAACGAGCAGGGTCCCTTCGGTTACACGCCCAAGGGCGGTACGGGCTCCGCGGTGCGGACGCTGGTCCGGCTCGCCGAGCTGACGGCCGGCGGGGAGCTGGGCTGA
- the lpdA gene encoding dihydrolipoyl dehydrogenase yields the protein MANDASTVFDLVILGGGSGGYAAALRGAQLGLDVALIEKDKVGGTCLHRGCIPTKALLHAGEIADQARESEQFGVKATFEGIDIAGVHKYKDGVIAGLYKGLQGLVASRKVTYIEGAGRLSSPTSVDVNGQRVQGRHVLLATGSVPKSLPGLEIDGNRIISSDHALVLDRVPKSAIILGGGVIGVEFASAWKSFGADVTVIEGLKHLVPVEDENSSKLLERAFRKRGIKFNLGTFFQKAEYTQDGVKVTLADGKEFEAEVLLVAVGRGPVSAGLGYEEQGVAMDRGYVLVDEYMRTNVPTISAVGDLVPTLQLAHVGFAEGILVAERLAGLKAVPIDYDGVPRVTYCHPEVASVGITEAKAKEIYGADKVVALKYNLAGNGKSKILNTAGEIKLVQVKDGAVVGVHMVGDRMGEQVGEAQLIYNWEALPAEVAQLIHAHPTQNEALGEAHLALAGKPLHAHD from the coding sequence GTGGCGAACGACGCCAGCACCGTTTTCGACCTAGTGATCCTCGGCGGTGGTAGCGGTGGTTACGCCGCGGCCCTGCGCGGGGCGCAGCTGGGCCTGGACGTCGCCCTGATCGAGAAGGACAAGGTCGGCGGCACCTGCCTGCACCGGGGTTGCATTCCCACCAAGGCTCTGCTGCACGCCGGTGAGATCGCCGACCAGGCCCGCGAGAGCGAGCAGTTCGGTGTGAAGGCCACCTTCGAGGGCATCGACATCGCCGGGGTCCACAAGTACAAGGACGGCGTGATCGCCGGTCTGTACAAGGGCCTGCAGGGTCTGGTCGCCTCCCGCAAGGTGACGTACATCGAGGGCGCCGGCCGGCTGTCCTCCCCCACCTCCGTCGATGTGAACGGCCAGCGCGTCCAGGGCCGCCACGTCCTGCTGGCGACCGGCTCCGTGCCGAAGTCGCTGCCGGGCCTGGAGATCGACGGCAACCGCATCATCTCCTCCGACCACGCCCTCGTCCTGGACCGCGTGCCCAAGTCCGCGATCATCCTCGGCGGCGGTGTCATCGGCGTCGAGTTCGCCTCGGCGTGGAAGTCCTTCGGTGCGGACGTCACCGTCATCGAGGGCCTCAAGCACCTCGTCCCGGTCGAGGACGAGAACTCCTCCAAGCTTCTTGAGCGCGCGTTCCGCAAGCGCGGCATCAAGTTCAACCTGGGCACCTTCTTCCAGAAGGCCGAGTACACCCAGGACGGTGTCAAGGTCACCCTCGCCGACGGCAAGGAGTTCGAGGCCGAGGTGCTGCTGGTCGCCGTCGGCCGCGGCCCGGTCTCGGCCGGTCTCGGCTACGAGGAGCAGGGCGTCGCGATGGACCGCGGCTACGTCCTCGTCGACGAGTACATGCGCACCAACGTGCCCACCATCTCCGCCGTCGGTGACCTCGTCCCGACCCTCCAGCTCGCGCACGTCGGCTTCGCCGAGGGCATCCTGGTGGCGGAGCGCCTGGCCGGTCTGAAGGCCGTGCCGATCGACTACGACGGTGTCCCGCGGGTGACCTACTGCCACCCCGAGGTCGCCTCCGTGGGCATCACCGAGGCCAAGGCCAAGGAGATCTACGGTGCGGACAAGGTCGTCGCTCTGAAGTACAACCTGGCGGGCAACGGCAAGAGCAAGATCCTGAACACCGCGGGCGAGATCAAGCTCGTCCAGGTGAAGGACGGTGCCGTGGTCGGCGTCCACATGGTCGGCGACCGCATGGGCGAGCAGGTCGGCGAGGCCCAGCTGATCTACAACTGGGAAGCGCTGCCGGCCGAGGTCGCCCAGCTCATCCACGCCCACCCGACGCAGAACGAGGCGCTCGGCGAGGCCCACCTGGCCCTGGCCGGCAAGCCGCTGCACGCGCACGACTGA
- the sucB gene encoding 2-oxoglutarate dehydrogenase, E2 component, dihydrolipoamide succinyltransferase has translation MAVSVTLPALGESVTEGTVTRWLKAEGERVEADEPLLEVSTDKVDTEIPSPAAGILASIKVAEDETVEVGAELAVIDDGTGAPAAAPAPAAEPVAVPAPVAEAPAPVAEAPAAPAPAAAPAGAAVGTDVVLPALGESVTEGTVTRWLKSVGDSVEADEPLLEVSTDKVDTEIPAPTGGVLLEIVVGEDETAEVGAKLAVIGAPGAAPAAAPAPAAPAPAAAPAPAPAPAAPAAPAPAPAPVAAAPAPAAPAPAPVTPAPAAPAPAAAQATDEGAYVTPLVRKLAAENGVDLATVKGTGVGGRIRKQDVLAAAEAAKAAPAPAAAAAAPAAAKKAPVLEASPLRGQTVKMPRIRKVIGDNMVKALHEQAQLSSVVEVDVTRLMKLRARAKDAFAAREGVKLSPMPFFVKAAAQALKAHAPVNAKINEAEGTITYFDTENIGIAVDSEKGLMTPVIKNAGDLNLAGIAKATADLAGKVRANKITPDELSGATFTISNTGSRGALFDTIIVPPGQVAILGIGATVKRPAVIETEEGSVIGIRDMTFLTLSYDHRLVDGADAARYLTAVKAILEAGEFEVELGL, from the coding sequence ATGGCGGTTTCCGTAACCCTTCCGGCGCTCGGCGAGAGCGTCACCGAGGGCACTGTCACCCGCTGGCTGAAGGCCGAGGGCGAGCGCGTCGAGGCCGACGAGCCCCTGCTCGAGGTGTCGACCGACAAGGTCGACACCGAGATCCCCTCCCCCGCCGCCGGCATCCTGGCCTCCATCAAGGTCGCCGAGGACGAGACCGTTGAGGTCGGCGCCGAGCTGGCCGTCATCGACGACGGCACGGGCGCGCCCGCCGCCGCCCCGGCCCCGGCCGCCGAGCCCGTCGCGGTTCCGGCCCCGGTCGCCGAGGCCCCGGCCCCCGTGGCCGAGGCCCCCGCCGCCCCCGCGCCCGCCGCCGCCCCGGCCGGTGCCGCCGTCGGCACCGACGTGGTGCTGCCCGCGCTCGGTGAGTCCGTCACCGAGGGCACCGTCACCCGCTGGCTGAAGTCGGTCGGCGACAGCGTCGAGGCCGACGAGCCGCTGCTCGAGGTCTCCACCGACAAGGTCGACACCGAGATCCCGGCGCCCACCGGTGGCGTGCTGCTGGAGATCGTGGTCGGCGAGGACGAGACGGCCGAGGTCGGCGCCAAGCTCGCCGTCATCGGCGCCCCGGGTGCGGCTCCGGCCGCTGCCCCGGCCCCCGCCGCCCCGGCCCCGGCCGCCGCTCCGGCGCCCGCCCCGGCTCCGGCCGCGCCCGCCGCTCCGGCTCCCGCGCCCGCCCCGGTCGCCGCCGCCCCGGCCCCCGCCGCCCCTGCGCCGGCTCCGGTCACCCCGGCCCCGGCCGCTCCGGCGCCCGCCGCCGCGCAGGCGACCGACGAGGGTGCCTACGTCACCCCGCTGGTGCGCAAGCTCGCCGCCGAGAACGGCGTCGACCTGGCCACCGTCAAGGGCACCGGCGTCGGCGGTCGTATCCGCAAGCAGGACGTGCTCGCCGCCGCCGAGGCCGCGAAGGCCGCGCCGGCTCCGGCCGCCGCTGCCGCCGCGCCCGCCGCCGCGAAGAAGGCCCCCGTCCTGGAGGCCTCCCCGCTGCGTGGCCAGACCGTCAAGATGCCGCGCATCCGCAAGGTCATCGGCGACAACATGGTCAAGGCGCTGCACGAGCAGGCCCAGCTGTCGTCGGTCGTCGAGGTCGACGTCACGCGTCTGATGAAGCTGCGCGCCCGTGCCAAGGACGCGTTCGCGGCGCGTGAGGGCGTCAAGCTCTCCCCGATGCCGTTCTTCGTCAAGGCCGCGGCCCAGGCGCTGAAGGCGCACGCGCCGGTCAATGCCAAGATCAACGAGGCCGAGGGGACCATCACCTACTTCGACACCGAGAACATCGGTATCGCGGTGGACTCCGAGAAGGGCCTGATGACCCCGGTCATCAAGAACGCCGGTGACCTCAACCTGGCCGGTATCGCCAAGGCGACCGCCGACCTGGCCGGCAAGGTCCGCGCCAACAAGATCACGCCGGACGAGCTGTCGGGCGCGACCTTCACCATCTCCAACACCGGTTCGCGCGGTGCGCTCTTCGACACGATCATCGTGCCGCCGGGCCAGGTCGCGATCCTCGGCATCGGCGCCACGGTCAAGCGCCCGGCCGTCATCGAGACGGAGGAGGGCTCGGTCATCGGCATCCGTGACATGACCTTCCTGACGCTCTCCTACGACCACCGTCTGGTCGACGGCGCCGACGCGGCCCGTTACCTGACCGCGGTCAAGGCGATCCTTGAGGCGGGCGAGTTCGAGGTCGAGCTCGGCCTGTAA
- a CDS encoding GntR family transcriptional regulator: MTAPVVHSLREQIREHILEGIISGRWQPGERIVERRIATELEVSQTPVREALRELESLRLIESAPNKGVRVRNLTAADLEESYPVRAGLEAIAAELAAERLAQDCSALEPHVSALYEADRNADGTAQVRHTVGFHREMVRAAGNSVLLHTWEGLGIEVFTALSIRWLGTVQQSYAEEHEELVQAFRRRDPRIADLVKAHVLGCAPRHEP, translated from the coding sequence ATGACCGCGCCCGTCGTCCACTCGCTGCGCGAACAGATCCGCGAGCACATCCTGGAAGGGATCATCAGTGGGCGCTGGCAGCCGGGCGAGCGGATCGTGGAGCGGCGGATCGCGACCGAGCTCGAGGTCAGCCAGACGCCGGTGCGTGAGGCGCTGCGCGAGCTGGAGTCGCTGCGGCTGATCGAGTCGGCGCCCAACAAGGGCGTGCGGGTGCGGAATCTGACCGCCGCCGATCTGGAGGAGAGCTACCCCGTCCGGGCCGGCCTGGAGGCCATTGCCGCGGAGCTGGCGGCGGAGCGGCTGGCGCAGGACTGCTCGGCGCTGGAGCCGCATGTCTCGGCGCTGTACGAGGCGGACCGGAACGCGGACGGCACCGCCCAGGTCCGGCACACCGTCGGTTTCCACCGCGAGATGGTGCGGGCGGCCGGGAACTCCGTGCTGCTGCACACCTGGGAGGGCCTCGGCATCGAGGTCTTCACGGCGCTGTCGATCCGGTGGCTGGGGACGGTCCAGCAGTCGTACGCGGAGGAGCACGAGGAGCTGGTGCAGGCGTTCCGGCGCCGGGATCCGCGGATCGCGGATCTGGTGAAGGCCCATGTGCTGGGCTGCGCGCCGCGTCACGAACCCTGA